The window GGTCGACGTCGCTGTGTTCGTGTGCGTCGCCACGGCTCTGGCTACCGAGGAGAACGACGCCGCTGGTCCCGGCGGCGACGAGATCGGCGACAGTCGCGGCCACCGCGGCGGCAACCCGCGGAGGGAGAGGGGGCGGCACGGGCTAAGTGTCCCATCGGGTCCGGTCTGAAGGAACGTTTCGTCAGCATTTCTTCACATGCTGTCGACAACTGTCCGCATGCTGTTCGCGCGCGGCTCACCTGCGTCAACGCTAATTCGCACGGCGCTGGACGGGGACGTTGTCTTCGTCACGCCGCAGCCTGGAACAACGGGTCGGTGGCCCGGAGCGCCGACCCGTTTTCGGGCGCGTCAGTCCTGCGTCGCGACGGCGATCCATCGGTCGAGCGTGGTGCCCGCGGCGCCGGAGTCGACCGCCGTCGCGGCGCGCTCCAGCCCGGCCCGCAGCGACGCCTCCAGCCCGCCGGAGAACTCGTCGAACGCGGCGATGCCGGCCGCTGCGTTAAGCAGCACGGCGTCCCGCACCGGACCACGTTCACCGGCGAGCACCGCGCGGGCGACCTTGGCGTTGAACGCCGCGTCGGCGCCGCGCAGATCGGATCGTTCGGCCCGCGGGATACCGAGGTCGGCGGCGTCCACCACGGTCTCGGTGACGGTGCCGTCGGCGACGACCCACAGCCGGGTCGCGGACGTCGTGGTGAACTCGTCCAAGCCATCCTCACCGCGCATCACCAGCGCCGACGCTCCGCGCTGGGCGAAGACCCCGGCCATCACCGGCGCCATCCGGAGGTTCGCGCACCCCACCGCGCTGGCCCGGACGCGGCCCGGGTTGGTGAGCGGACCGAGGAAGTTGAAGAACGTCGGAACACCCATCTCGCGCCGCGCCACACCCGCGTGCCGCAGCCCGGGGTGGTAGGTGGGGGCGAAGCAGAAGCCGATTCCGGCCTCCCGGACGCAGGCCGCTGCCCGCTCCGGCGTCATCGTGATCGGTACCCCGAGGTACTCGAGCAGGTCGGCCGCGCCGGTGCTGCTGGACGCCGCCCGGTTGCCGTGCTTCACCACCGGGATCCCGGCGCCGGCCACCACGATCGCAGCCATCGTCGAGATGTTCACGGTGTGCGCCTGGTCGCCGCCGGTTCCCACGATGTCGACGGCGTCCGGTGAGACGTCGATCGGCGTCGCGGCCTCGAGCATGCTCGCGACGAGCCCGGAGACCTCTTCGGACGTCTCACCCTTGGCGCGCAGGGCCATCGCGAACGCCGCGATCTGCACCGGCGTGGCGTCGCCGGACATCACCTGGCGCATCGCCCAGCCGGTCTGCTCCGGGCTCAGCGAGTCGCCGGCCAGGAGCGCGTTGAGCAGCGTCGGCCAGGTCTGCGGAGTGGCCGCGGTCATCGGGCGACGGGCCCCGCGGCGGACGGCACGACGCCCAGCGTGCGTCGCAGCACGTCGGCCACGGCCGCGGCAGCCGCCACCGGGTCGAGCGGGTGGGACAGCACCGCGTCCGCCTCCGACCACGTGGCGAGCCAGCGGTCGACCTTGCGCGCCAGCACCAGGCACACCGGCGGGCAGTCGTCCACCTCGTGTTTGAGCTGGCGGGAGATGCCCATGCCGCCGGTGGGCCACGCTTCGGCGTCCAACAGGAGCAGGTCGAGCCCACCGGCGTCGGTGAGCGAAACGACCTCCTCGCCGGTGCTCGCCTCGACCCAGGTGATCGGACCGACGTCGGCCGCGGGCCGGCGGCCGACGGCCATCCGGATGCGCTCCCGAACGGCCGCGTCGTCGCTGTAGACGAGGACGGTCGCGGGGGTGGCACTGGCGTTGGTCATGGTTTCCGGGCTCCCAACGTGCGACGGCTGCGGGACGCTGTGAGCGGATCGTAGCGCCGACCGGTGCCTCCGCACCGCGCGGTTATCCCCGCTCGGCCAACCGGGCGAGCCGGGCGTTGTAGGCGTCCAGCTCGTTGTCCTCGCCGCTCGTGCGGTCGAGCTGGCGGTCGATCCGGGCCGCGGTCCGCTCGTCGGAGCGGATCCACTGGGTGACGAACGCCGCGAGCATCAGCAGGCTGATCAGGTCGCCGGACGCCCAGAGCAGGCCGCCGCCGACCTGCTGGTCGGATTCCGGAGAGATCCAACTCAGCTGCAGACCCTCGTAGTAGCCGGTCGCGATCCGGCCCGCCATCTGCATGACGATGACGCCGAGCACCGCGTGCAGCGGCATCGAGATGATCATCATCAGCGCGCGCGCCGGGTACTGCCAGCGTCCGGGGAGCGGGTCCAGGCCGATCAGCGGCCAGAAGAACAGCGAGCCGACGATCAGGAAGTGCACGTGCGTGAACTCGTGCACCCAGGTGCTGGTCAGCGTCGCCGGGTACCAGCCGGACAGATAGAGCGCGTACGGCGTCGCGATGAAGAACGTGAACGCGATCAGCGGGTGGCTGACCAGGTGGAAGTAGCGGCTGTGCAGGAACGCCAGTAGCCAACCGCGGGGCTTGCCCGGGAGCGTGCGGAGAGCGAGCGTCACCGGAGCGCCGAGCGCCATCAGGATCGGCGCCACCATGCTGAGCAGCATGTGCTGGACCATGTGGGCGCTGAACAACGTGTCGTCGTAGGTGCCGAGCCCGGAGAGCGTGGCTACCGCGATCACGCCCAGACCACCCGGGACGAACGCGAGCGTGCGGCCGAGCGGCCACCGGTCGCCCCGAGCCCGGAGCTTGTGGACGCCGTAGAGGTACAACCCCGCGGCGACGACGAGCGCGACCGTCATCCACTGGTCGAGGTTCGCGGCCGTGAACACCGTTGCCGGAGTGAACACCGGTAGCTCAGCGACCGCCGAAATGCTGGTCAGAGCCGGGTCGGCACCCGTTGCGGACAACACCACTCCACCTTAGGCCGGAATCTACGACACGACGTAGGCACCCGGTGCGTGCGCTGGGATTCGGGCGGGACATAATGCTCCCGTGACGACGGCCACGACCAGTATCGAGAAGAGCCAGATCCACTCGCTGACCCGGCCGAACATGGTCAGTGTCGGGACGATCGTGTGGCTCTCCAGCGAGCTCATGTTCTTCGCGGCTCTGTTCGCGATGTACTTCTCGATCCGAGCTTCCGGCCCGGGTCAACGCCTCTGGGCGGAGGAGACCGAGCTCCTCAACGTTCCGTACGCGCTCACCTTCACGATCATCCTGGTGTTGTCCTCGGTGACGTGTCAGATCGGCGTGTTCCGGGCCGAGGTGGGTGACGTCTACGGGCTGCGCCGCTGGTTCGCACTGACGTTCGTAATGGGACTGATCTTCGTCCTCGGTCAGGCGTACGAGTACCGGAGCCTCGTCCACGAGGGGCTGACCATCCCGGCCAACGGCTACGGGACGATGTTCTACCTGACCACGGGCTTCCACGGCCTCCACGTGATCGGCGGCTTGATCGCCTTCCTGCTGATGATGGGGCGGAGCACGCT is drawn from Cryptosporangium minutisporangium and contains these coding sequences:
- the trpD gene encoding anthranilate phosphoribosyltransferase — encoded protein: MTAATPQTWPTLLNALLAGDSLSPEQTGWAMRQVMSGDATPVQIAAFAMALRAKGETSEEVSGLVASMLEAATPIDVSPDAVDIVGTGGDQAHTVNISTMAAIVVAGAGIPVVKHGNRAASSSTGAADLLEYLGVPITMTPERAAACVREAGIGFCFAPTYHPGLRHAGVARREMGVPTFFNFLGPLTNPGRVRASAVGCANLRMAPVMAGVFAQRGASALVMRGEDGLDEFTTTSATRLWVVADGTVTETVVDAADLGIPRAERSDLRGADAAFNAKVARAVLAGERGPVRDAVLLNAAAGIAAFDEFSGGLEASLRAGLERAATAVDSGAAGTTLDRWIAVATQD
- a CDS encoding cytochrome c oxidase assembly protein → MLSATGADPALTSISAVAELPVFTPATVFTAANLDQWMTVALVVAAGLYLYGVHKLRARGDRWPLGRTLAFVPGGLGVIAVATLSGLGTYDDTLFSAHMVQHMLLSMVAPILMALGAPVTLALRTLPGKPRGWLLAFLHSRYFHLVSHPLIAFTFFIATPYALYLSGWYPATLTSTWVHEFTHVHFLIVGSLFFWPLIGLDPLPGRWQYPARALMMIISMPLHAVLGVIVMQMAGRIATGYYEGLQLSWISPESDQQVGGGLLWASGDLISLLMLAAFVTQWIRSDERTAARIDRQLDRTSGEDNELDAYNARLARLAERG
- a CDS encoding cytochrome c oxidase subunit 3, whose amino-acid sequence is MTTATTSIEKSQIHSLTRPNMVSVGTIVWLSSELMFFAALFAMYFSIRASGPGQRLWAEETELLNVPYALTFTIILVLSSVTCQIGVFRAEVGDVYGLRRWFALTFVMGLIFVLGQAYEYRSLVHEGLTIPANGYGTMFYLTTGFHGLHVIGGLIAFLLMMGRSTLGRFTPAQATSAIVVSYYWHFVDVVWIGLFATIYFVK